ATCCGACAGATCCGCAGGTTGGTCGCAGCATCCCCCCGGAGAAGATTCGGATCCCCCGGAAGAAAGAGATGCACCCCGGCCCCCCGGTTTGAAAGATGACGGGCTACGGCAAAACCATCCCCTCCGTTGTTCCCCTTCCCGCAGATTACAACCACCTTTTTCCCACAGAGGTCCCCGTACCGTTCCTCCATAGCACGGACCACCCCGAGAGCTGCGTTTTCCATCAGGACGATGCCGGGAATCCCGTATCGTTCAATGACCTCCCGGTCAAGAGCACGCATCTGCTCGGCAGTAGCGACCTTGTGCGAAGATGGAGCCGGATCAGATTTCTTCCTGTCCTTCATCTGTTTCATAGCAAGATTGAGCTTTCAGTGTGCCTGTGTGCCTGAGACCCCTGCTCCCCAGGTCTATCCCCGTGTTCTCCGTGTTCCCCGTGGTTCATTGCTTTTGCTCTTATCAGCCTACCAATGCCTTCATCTCCCGGACGGCCCGCTCCAGACCGATCAGGATCGCCCGGGCGATGATGCTGTGACCGATATTGAATTCCTCGATCGCGGCAATCTCCGCGACGGGCGCAACATTCCGATAGGTCAGTCCGTGTCCGGCATGAATGCCGACTCCCACATCACAGGCGATTTCCACGGCCCGGACAATCCGCTTCAGTTCCCGCTCACGGTCACGGGCGCTGCGTGCATTGGCATACAGTCCGGTATGAATTTCCACGGCATCCGCCGACAGCTCTTTGGCGGCAATCACCTGCCGGGGGTCCGGATCAACAAAAAGGCTGACTTCGATCTTTTTCTTTCGTAATTTCCGGATCGGCTCCTTCAGACCTTTCGCCAGGGAGACAACATCGAGTCCCCCTTCCGTGGTCAGTTCCTGCCTCTTCTCCGGAACCAGGCAGACGGCATCGGGCTGTTCCTTCAGGGCGATCTTCACCATCTCCGGGGTCGCCGCCATCTCCAGATTCAGCTTTGACTGCACCACCTGCCGGATCAGCGTGAGGTCCCGGTCCTGAATATGACGCCGGTCCTCCCGAAGATGGA
The Deltaproteobacteria bacterium genome window above contains:
- a CDS encoding pyridoxine 5'-phosphate synthase, coding for MARLGVNIDHVATVRQARLTTEPDPVAAAILAELAGADGITIHLREDRRHIQDRDLTLIRQVVQSKLNLEMAATPEMVKIALKEQPDAVCLVPEKRQELTTEGGLDVVSLAKGLKEPIRKLRKKKIEVSLFVDPDPRQVIAAKELSADAVEIHTGLYANARSARDRERELKRIVRAVEIACDVGVGIHAGHGLTYRNVAPVAEIAAIEEFNIGHSIIARAILIGLERAVREMKALVG